A genomic region of Streptomyces sp. R33 contains the following coding sequences:
- a CDS encoding NUDIX domain-containing protein, translated as MPQLTDEAVTDEDGGRPGTWMTPQEYGASRAALWTGAVVLVTDTDGRVLVQSVDYRADRMLPGGAVDAGEAPSAAAAREMREELGVDGSYPNGLAVDWIPADTPGFPPEMRFPGEVLYVYDGGTWTPDRIDAIRLPAQEITGVHFAEPADLPALMDPGDARRALSALRARINGGGTALLEDGRPVAPTALDRLGVLRTRRTPHHGTWHPGPVPAALPVREPSAWLFAPDGRVLLLICRTTGAVRLPPPAAGSTPLGYRYADEAAHPRTVGRLGSLPPAADPAYARLLATPEQVRELADWGPAGHAELAAVHAARADLSLPHPPRTPLTELPERGTRG; from the coding sequence ATGCCGCAGCTGACCGACGAGGCCGTGACCGACGAGGACGGCGGCAGGCCGGGCACGTGGATGACCCCGCAGGAGTACGGGGCTTCGCGGGCCGCGCTCTGGACCGGCGCCGTCGTCCTGGTCACCGACACCGACGGCCGGGTCCTCGTCCAGAGCGTCGACTACCGCGCCGACCGCATGCTGCCCGGTGGCGCGGTGGACGCGGGCGAGGCCCCGTCGGCCGCCGCGGCCCGCGAGATGCGGGAGGAACTCGGCGTGGACGGCAGCTACCCGAACGGCCTCGCCGTGGACTGGATTCCGGCGGACACCCCCGGCTTCCCGCCCGAGATGCGCTTCCCGGGAGAGGTCCTGTACGTGTACGACGGCGGCACCTGGACCCCCGACCGGATCGATGCGATCCGCCTCCCCGCCCAGGAGATCACCGGCGTCCACTTCGCCGAACCGGCCGACCTGCCCGCGCTGATGGACCCGGGCGACGCCCGCCGCGCCCTGTCGGCGCTGCGCGCCCGCATCAACGGCGGCGGCACGGCCCTGCTGGAGGACGGCCGCCCCGTCGCGCCGACCGCGCTGGACCGGCTCGGGGTACTGCGCACCCGCCGCACCCCGCACCACGGCACCTGGCACCCCGGCCCGGTGCCGGCGGCGCTGCCCGTACGGGAGCCCTCGGCCTGGCTGTTCGCCCCCGACGGCCGGGTCCTGCTCCTGATCTGCCGCACCACCGGCGCCGTCCGGCTCCCGCCCCCGGCGGCGGGCTCCACCCCGCTCGGCTACCGCTACGCCGACGAGGCCGCCCATCCCCGTACCGTGGGCCGCCTCGGCTCCCTGCCGCCGGCCGCGGACCCGGCGTACGCGCGCCTGCTGGCCACCCCCGAGCAGGTCCGCGAACTCGCCGACTGGGGCCCGGCCGGACATGCCGAACTCGCCGCGGTCCACGCGGCCCGCGCCGACCTCTCCCTGCCGCACCCACCCCGCACCCCCCTCACGGAACTCCCCGAACGGGGCACCCGCGGGTAA
- a CDS encoding SRPBCC family protein, with product MSDSAITYTLYVQADPDRVWQALTEPAFTRRYWGLSFETDWAVGSRMDWVERGARTSDPEQVVLDCVPNRRLAYTWHTFTPQWAASAGITEELRAELAQERRTKVTYEIEPVGDTLARLTILHEGFEPGGTLIGMCSRAWPMLASSLKTLLETGAPLPEPGHLTDQGRGGYETHEG from the coding sequence ATGAGCGACAGCGCGATCACCTACACCCTGTACGTCCAGGCCGATCCCGACCGGGTCTGGCAGGCCCTGACCGAGCCCGCCTTCACCCGGCGGTACTGGGGGCTGAGCTTCGAGACCGACTGGGCGGTGGGATCCAGGATGGACTGGGTAGAGCGCGGGGCCCGGACCAGTGATCCCGAGCAGGTGGTCCTCGACTGCGTCCCGAACCGCCGGCTCGCCTACACCTGGCACACCTTCACCCCGCAGTGGGCGGCGTCGGCCGGGATCACCGAGGAGCTGCGGGCCGAGCTGGCGCAGGAGCGGCGTACGAAGGTGACGTACGAGATCGAACCCGTCGGGGACACGCTCGCGCGGCTGACCATCCTCCACGAGGGCTTCGAACCCGGCGGCACCCTGATCGGCATGTGCAGCCGCGCCTGGCCGATGCTCGCCTCGAGCCTCAAGACCCTGCTGGAGACCGGGGCTCCGCTGCCCGAGCCCGGGCACCTCACGGACCAGGGGCGGGGCGGGTACGAGACCCACGAGGGCTGA
- a CDS encoding SDR family oxidoreductase: MTLEHHRVVITAAGRDFGRTLALRFAARGAEVHLSARTLEAAERVREEVLAQGHAADRVHAFACDLTDPASVREFAAAVAARTDRVDVLVNNGSRYQHGADLLSASDADVVDTLASGATGTVLATRAFLPLLLNSDKPDIVTMISGCGETGHHRSDAHDAFYAAKSAQAGFTEILSRRLRDQGVRVISLYPPDFDNHDPLSPAWESAPRTARDPLTAQSLVDCILFAIGQPRDCFIKSFHFEQV, encoded by the coding sequence ATGACCCTCGAACACCACCGCGTCGTCATCACCGCCGCCGGACGAGACTTCGGGCGCACCCTGGCCCTCCGGTTCGCCGCCCGCGGCGCCGAGGTCCACCTCTCCGCGCGCACCCTCGAGGCCGCCGAGCGCGTCCGCGAGGAGGTCCTCGCCCAGGGCCACGCCGCCGACCGCGTCCACGCCTTCGCGTGCGACCTCACGGACCCGGCCTCCGTACGGGAGTTCGCCGCCGCGGTGGCCGCCCGTACCGACCGCGTCGACGTACTCGTGAACAACGGCTCCCGCTACCAGCACGGCGCGGACCTGCTGTCCGCATCCGACGCGGACGTGGTCGACACCCTCGCCTCGGGCGCCACCGGCACCGTCCTCGCCACCAGGGCCTTCCTCCCGCTGCTGCTGAACTCGGACAAGCCCGACATCGTGACGATGATCTCCGGCTGCGGGGAAACCGGACACCACCGCTCCGACGCGCACGACGCGTTCTACGCCGCCAAGTCCGCCCAGGCCGGTTTCACCGAGATCCTCTCGCGCCGGCTGCGCGACCAGGGCGTCCGCGTCATCTCCCTCTACCCGCCGGACTTCGACAACCACGACCCGCTGTCCCCGGCGTGGGAGAGCGCCCCGCGCACGGCGAGGGACCCGCTCACCGCCCAGTCGCTGGTCGACTGCATCCTCTTCGCCATCGGCCAGCCCCGCGACTGCTTCATCAAGTCCTTCCACTTCGAGCAGGTCTGA